From a region of the Sinorhizobium sp. B11 genome:
- a CDS encoding inositol monophosphatase: protein MIFSDKDIEFLGDCLRHVAEEEIMPRFRNAAAANVSEKTSSVDLVTQADLRSEAYLTAAIRERFPSALIVGEEAYEADRSVVPALADADLAFVIDPVDGTFNFAAGMPVFGTILAVTVRGETVAGIIHDPVLGDTVVSLKGAGAFQQRRNCEPVRLKVAEPLELGLMIGAMACSHMAEPDRSRVAGNMAKVKMTFAFNCSAYEYWMVSSGKLHFIGHPKLMPWDHLAGVLTHQEAGGHTAKFDGTPYRPGEISGGIISAPDKESWQMIRNEIVGYR from the coding sequence ATGCCGCGCTTCCGCAATGCGGCTGCGGCCAATGTTTCCGAAAAGACGTCTTCCGTCGATCTCGTAACGCAAGCCGACCTGCGCTCCGAAGCTTACCTTACGGCAGCAATCCGCGAGCGTTTTCCCTCGGCACTCATTGTCGGCGAGGAAGCCTATGAGGCGGATCGCTCGGTCGTGCCGGCGCTTGCCGATGCCGACCTTGCCTTCGTCATCGATCCCGTCGACGGCACGTTCAATTTTGCGGCCGGCATGCCGGTTTTCGGTACGATCCTTGCCGTGACGGTAAGGGGAGAAACGGTTGCCGGCATCATTCACGATCCGGTGCTCGGCGACACGGTCGTTTCCCTCAAGGGCGCCGGCGCCTTCCAGCAGAGACGCAATTGCGAGCCCGTCCGCCTCAAGGTCGCGGAACCTCTGGAACTGGGCCTCATGATCGGCGCCATGGCCTGCAGCCATATGGCAGAGCCGGATCGTTCGCGCGTTGCCGGCAATATGGCGAAGGTTAAGATGACCTTCGCGTTCAATTGCTCGGCTTACGAATATTGGATGGTGTCCTCGGGCAAGCTGCATTTCATCGGCCACCCCAAGCTGATGCCCTGGGATCATCTGGCCGGCGTGCTGACCCATCAGGAAGCCGGCGGCCATACCGCCAAATTCGACGGAACGCCCTACAGGCCCGGCGAGATTTCCGGCGGCATCATCTCTGCTCCCGATAAGGAAAGCTGGCAGATGATCCGAAACGAGATCGTCGGCTACCGATAA
- a CDS encoding multidrug effflux MFS transporter, producing MTPTHKPHTENQGSARIGMGFFEFVVTIAIMTASIAMAIDSMLPALPNIGHSLGVTSNNDAQLVIGVFFLGFGASQIIFGSLSDAFGRRNILLGGLACYVVGMFAAAATGSFEMLLIMRFVQGIGGAAVRITTMAIVRDCFGGREMARVMSYVMIVFMIVPIVAPSVGQLIITYAHWNWIFILLGIVATILFVWALLRLKESLPPEERIPLSVGAVADGFRTVLTNRITCGYMIGLTMFTGVISAYVISVQQVFGEVYGLGDWLPIAFAATAGGIAVANFLNGMLVRTFGMRRISHAAMLLFTIVSAVGFVAALGGTPSFAFSYALFSILLMMFAVIATNFTAISLEPMGNLAGTATAVTGFVSTTFGALLGGGVGQLFNGTVQPLFGGFALFGAVTVVMVLWAEKGKLFTHPGDSPQLDPGAVHM from the coding sequence ATGACTCCGACGCACAAACCGCACACCGAAAACCAGGGTTCTGCCCGCATTGGCATGGGCTTCTTCGAATTCGTGGTGACCATCGCCATCATGACCGCCAGCATTGCCATGGCGATCGACAGCATGCTGCCGGCGTTGCCCAATATCGGCCATTCGCTGGGTGTTACCAGCAACAATGATGCGCAGCTCGTCATCGGCGTCTTCTTCTTGGGCTTCGGCGCATCCCAGATCATATTCGGCAGCCTGTCGGATGCCTTCGGCCGCCGCAACATCCTGCTTGGCGGCCTTGCCTGCTACGTGGTCGGCATGTTTGCCGCTGCGGCCACCGGCAGTTTCGAAATGCTGCTGATCATGCGCTTCGTTCAGGGTATCGGCGGCGCGGCCGTGCGCATCACCACCATGGCGATCGTCCGCGATTGCTTCGGTGGCCGTGAGATGGCCCGCGTCATGTCCTATGTCATGATCGTCTTCATGATCGTGCCGATCGTCGCCCCCTCTGTCGGCCAGCTCATTATCACCTATGCGCATTGGAACTGGATTTTCATCCTGCTCGGCATCGTCGCGACGATTCTCTTCGTCTGGGCGCTCCTGCGCCTGAAGGAATCGCTGCCGCCGGAAGAGCGCATTCCGCTGTCCGTTGGCGCTGTCGCCGATGGCTTCAGGACGGTTCTCACCAACCGCATCACCTGCGGCTACATGATCGGGCTCACCATGTTCACCGGCGTCATCAGCGCCTATGTGATCTCGGTTCAGCAGGTCTTCGGCGAGGTTTATGGCCTCGGCGACTGGCTGCCGATTGCCTTCGCCGCAACGGCAGGCGGCATTGCCGTTGCCAACTTCCTGAACGGCATGCTGGTGCGCACCTTCGGCATGCGCCGCATCTCGCATGCTGCCATGCTGCTTTTCACCATCGTCTCGGCGGTAGGCTTTGTCGCAGCACTTGGCGGCACGCCGTCCTTCGCCTTCTCCTACGCCCTCTTCTCGATCCTGCTGATGATGTTTGCCGTCATCGCCACCAATTTCACCGCGATCAGCCTGGAGCCGATGGGCAATCTCGCCGGCACGGCAACGGCTGTCACCGGTTTCGTGTCGACGACGTTCGGCGCCCTCCTCGGCGGCGGCGTCGGCCAGCTGTTCAACGGCACGGTTCAGCCGCTGTTCGGCGGTTTCGCGCTCTTCGGCGCGGTCACCGTCGTCATGGTTCTCTGGGCGGAAAAGGGCAAGCTGTTCACCCATCCCGGCGACAGCCCGCAACTCGACCCCGGTGCGGTTCACATGTAA
- a CDS encoding inositol monophosphatase family protein, whose translation MTTAIDTMKLADLLRQAAKAEILPRFRRLGSSDVRAKTEATDLVTEADEQAERMMKAEAARLWPEALFIGEESVAADEALLDKLEGADLAIVVDPVDGTFNFASGIPAFGVMASVVSKGETVAGIIYDPMGDDWVMAEKGGGAWLRRPDGEAQRLRVAEPVALDQMVGMASTGYLPQEKRAEILGNLAKVRFLTNYRCAAHEYRTFAGGHVHYLMYNKLMPWDHLAGTLICQEAGAYAARFDGSAYLPHHVTGGLLITPDKESWEIFRREIVTV comes from the coding sequence ATGACGACTGCCATAGATACGATGAAGCTTGCCGATCTCCTGCGGCAGGCAGCGAAAGCCGAGATCCTGCCGCGCTTTCGCCGACTGGGCAGCAGCGATGTGCGCGCCAAGACGGAAGCGACCGACCTCGTGACCGAGGCCGATGAGCAGGCCGAAAGGATGATGAAAGCCGAGGCCGCGCGCCTCTGGCCGGAGGCATTGTTCATCGGTGAGGAATCGGTTGCCGCTGACGAAGCGCTTCTGGACAAGCTCGAAGGTGCCGATCTCGCCATCGTCGTCGATCCCGTCGACGGCACCTTCAACTTTGCTTCCGGGATTCCAGCGTTCGGCGTCATGGCATCGGTCGTCTCCAAGGGCGAGACGGTTGCCGGCATCATCTATGATCCGATGGGCGACGACTGGGTTATGGCTGAGAAGGGCGGCGGCGCCTGGCTGCGCCGGCCGGATGGCGAGGCGCAGCGGCTGCGAGTGGCAGAACCTGTCGCGCTCGACCAGATGGTCGGCATGGCTTCCACCGGCTATCTGCCGCAGGAAAAGCGCGCCGAAATCCTTGGCAATCTCGCCAAGGTTCGCTTCCTCACCAACTACCGCTGCGCGGCACATGAATACCGCACCTTTGCCGGCGGGCATGTGCATTACCTGATGTACAACAAGCTGATGCCCTGGGATCACCTGGCGGGCACGCTGATCTGCCAGGAAGCCGGCGCCTATGCCGCCCGCTTCGACGGTTCGGCCTATCTGCCGCATCATGTGACCGGCGGGTTGCTGATTACGCCGGACAAGGAGAGCTGGGAAATCTTCCGCCGCGAGATCGTGACCGTCTAA
- the hisC gene encoding histidinol-phosphate transaminase, with translation MSRFWSPLVQSLTPYVAGEQPVIEGLVKLNTNENPYGPSPRALAAISQAVNDTLRLYPEPTGLKLRQAIASSHDLDPGEVFVGNGSDEVLAHTFQALLKHDLPLLYPDITYSFYPTYCGLYGIDFREIPLDEKMQVRIEDYRQPCGAIILPNPNAPTGSALPLAAIEALVQEHPDQVVVIDEAYVDFGGQSAIPLVRKYPNLLVIQTFSKSRGLAGLRVGFAVGQRPLIDALERVKDSFNSYPLDRLTQAGAVASWEDQDWFEKHCALIVASRERLTAALGELGFEVLPSSANFVFVRHSTRGGAELAAELRKRAVLVRNFRGQRIQDFLRITIGTDAECDTLLDALKQILA, from the coding sequence ATGAGCCGTTTCTGGAGTCCCCTTGTTCAATCCCTGACACCTTACGTGGCGGGCGAACAGCCTGTCATTGAGGGGCTGGTGAAGCTCAACACCAATGAGAACCCTTACGGCCCGTCGCCGCGTGCCTTGGCGGCAATCTCGCAAGCCGTCAACGACACGCTGCGGCTCTATCCCGAGCCGACCGGCCTGAAACTGCGCCAGGCGATTGCCTCGAGCCATGATCTCGATCCCGGCGAAGTCTTTGTCGGCAATGGCTCGGACGAGGTTCTGGCCCATACGTTTCAGGCGCTCCTGAAGCACGACCTGCCCCTGCTCTATCCCGATATCACCTACAGCTTTTACCCGACTTATTGCGGTCTCTACGGCATCGATTTCCGCGAGATCCCGCTGGACGAGAAGATGCAGGTGCGCATCGAGGACTACCGCCAGCCCTGCGGCGCGATCATCCTGCCGAACCCGAATGCGCCGACCGGCTCGGCGTTGCCGCTTGCGGCGATTGAGGCGCTGGTACAGGAACATCCGGATCAGGTCGTCGTCATTGATGAAGCCTATGTGGATTTCGGCGGCCAGAGTGCCATTCCGCTTGTGCGGAAATATCCGAACCTGCTCGTCATCCAGACCTTCTCCAAATCGCGCGGCCTTGCCGGCCTGCGCGTCGGTTTCGCCGTCGGCCAGCGGCCGCTGATCGATGCGCTGGAACGGGTCAAGGACAGCTTCAATTCCTATCCGCTGGACAGGCTGACTCAGGCCGGTGCCGTGGCCTCCTGGGAGGATCAGGACTGGTTCGAGAAACATTGCGCGCTGATCGTCGCTAGCCGCGAGCGGTTGACCGCGGCCCTCGGCGAACTCGGCTTCGAGGTTCTGCCCTCCTCCGCCAATTTCGTCTTCGTTCGCCACAGCACCCGCGGCGGCGCCGAACTGGCTGCGGAGCTGCGCAAGCGTGCGGTGCTGGTCAGGAATTTCCGGGGGCAGCGCATCCAGGATTTCCTGCGCATCACCATCGGCACCGATGCCGAATGCGACACGCTCCTTGACGCATTGAAACAGATACTGGCCTGA
- a CDS encoding multidrug effflux MFS transporter, which produces MGKLEFIALAAFLMAVNSLAIDIMLPALQQIGSSLGVENENHRQYVVSAYLFGFGLAQLFYGPLSDRFGRRVPLLIGLGIYVVAAFGIAVVPTFAGLLTLRFIQGLGSAATRVITISIVRDVYGGRQMAEVMSLIMMVFMVVPVIAPGSGQIIMLVSTWHMIFVFIGTMATAVGIWMYLRLPETLDPANVRPFTVRSVAQGFAIFFSNRIALCYTIASTILFGALFGFINSAQQIYVGIYGLGVYMPVAFAGVALFMAFSSFINSQLVGRFGMRRLSHASLLGFCGLSFIWLMVQISGPQPMPFPIFIVFFALVMFQFGWIGSNFNSLAMEPLGHLAGTASSVIGFMSTIGGALIGAMVGQAFDGTATPMIAGYFGVSLIGIVFVLIAEKGRLFRAQHAPLSKDASLSSFSDIGH; this is translated from the coding sequence ATGGGCAAGCTGGAATTTATCGCGCTTGCGGCTTTCCTGATGGCAGTCAACTCGCTGGCCATCGATATCATGCTGCCCGCACTGCAGCAGATCGGCTCCAGCCTCGGCGTCGAGAACGAAAATCATCGCCAGTATGTCGTTTCCGCCTATCTTTTCGGTTTCGGACTCGCCCAGCTTTTCTACGGGCCGCTTTCCGATCGCTTCGGCCGCCGTGTTCCGCTGCTGATCGGCCTCGGCATTTACGTCGTTGCCGCCTTCGGCATCGCTGTGGTCCCGACCTTTGCCGGGCTTCTGACGCTGCGCTTCATTCAGGGGCTCGGTTCTGCCGCCACCCGCGTCATTACTATTTCCATCGTCCGCGATGTCTACGGCGGAAGGCAGATGGCGGAAGTCATGTCGCTTATCATGATGGTCTTCATGGTCGTGCCGGTCATTGCGCCGGGCAGCGGCCAGATCATCATGCTCGTCAGCACCTGGCACATGATCTTCGTCTTCATAGGCACCATGGCGACGGCCGTCGGCATCTGGATGTATCTGCGCCTGCCGGAAACGCTGGATCCCGCCAATGTCCGTCCGTTCACGGTCCGCTCGGTGGCGCAGGGCTTTGCGATCTTCTTTTCCAACCGCATCGCCCTCTGTTACACCATTGCCAGCACGATCCTCTTCGGCGCGCTGTTCGGCTTCATCAACTCTGCCCAGCAGATCTATGTCGGCATCTACGGTCTCGGCGTCTACATGCCCGTCGCCTTTGCCGGAGTGGCGCTGTTCATGGCCTTCTCGTCCTTCATCAATTCGCAGCTGGTAGGCCGCTTCGGCATGCGCCGGCTCTCGCACGCATCCCTTCTCGGTTTCTGCGGCTTGAGTTTCATCTGGCTGATGGTGCAGATATCAGGACCGCAGCCGATGCCTTTCCCGATCTTCATCGTCTTCTTCGCGCTGGTGATGTTCCAGTTCGGCTGGATCGGCTCGAACTTCAATTCGCTCGCCATGGAGCCGCTCGGCCATCTCGCCGGCACGGCTTCCTCTGTCATCGGCTTCATGAGCACGATCGGCGGCGCATTGATCGGAGCCATGGTCGGACAGGCCTTTGACGGCACGGCAACGCCGATGATCGCCGGCTACTTCGGCGTCTCGCTGATCGGTATCGTCTTCGTGCTGATCGCAGAAAAGGGCCGGCTGTTCAGGGCGCAGCATGCGCCGCTGTCGAAGGACGCATCACTTTCCAGCTTCAGCGATATCGGGCACTGA